The stretch of DNA CATCAGAAGAATAATAGAAGGACTAAGGTGCATATGCGCCTTAGTCCTTTTTTTATGACTTGACTCTGTTAGCTTTTTAAGTTGATTTTTTTATGAAAATTAGAGAGAATCGGCTCTCTTTCCGCGGACGAAGCTAGTGCAGCGATGCAACGTACTTTCATGTTTCGAAGCTAGCGTAGCGATGCAACGATCTACCATGTTTCGAAGCTAGCGTAGCGATGCAGAAACAGAAACAGAAACAGGAGCACAAGTTTTTAGGTTTTTCCGCAGGAAAGAATAAGGCAAAAACTTTTGGCCCTATTCTTTGCGACGAGTAACCGCAGGAGCAAAAGGTTTGTCGCAGATTCCCTTCCTATCAACAACATCATCATTTAACTGAGCCTATGACTTAATTACGTATCTACTTCAACAGTAGTTTTCTTTCATTGCTCCACTGCCTGCAGAAGTTGTGCTTTTTGCTTTTCAAGAATGTGCAGATTCCCCAAGTAGTAAAAGAAAATGCTGCACAAAATAATGACTGCGATTACAGAAAACAAGAAATCCCCGCCGAAGTCCTGAAGTAACCATCCACCAAGAACAGGACCAGTGAAATTTCCAATGGACCGAAACTGGCCAGCCCCAAAGTAAGTTCCTTTTCGATTCTCGGGTGCAATTTGATCAATAAAGACACTGGTGGATGGGAAAATGAAAATTTCACCTATGGTGACAATTGCCATTGCAATCATCATGCCAATTGCTGTGGTAGCAAAACCAAAACTTGCAAACCCGATAGCAAAGAAAAGACTCCCTAGTATCATGACACGGAGAACCGGCCATTTTTCAGTAATCAAACTTAAAGGAACTTGCAAAATGATAACGAGAATTGCATTGAGTGCAATGAGCTTAGCAAAAAGTGCTACCCCATCAGAAAACGACTGTTGTATGTACTGAGGTAAGTTCGAATCAATTTGTGAGTAGCCAACATTTATCAAGATGCCGCCAATAATAAATACGAGTAATGTTTTATCTTTCCACGTTACCATCAGCGTATCCATCAATGGCAATTGATGAACAGGCGTTACATGTGTAATTGAATGACGATTTAACATGATGAACAATGTGCCTCCATATAGAAGGTACATCAAACCCGTCAGTAAAAAAGGCAAAGAAGAAGAAAATTGTGCTACATACACCCCAAGAAGCGGACCAAGGGAAGCACCAATGTTAATCGCGGTATATCTTAATGAGAATACACGCTTCCTTTGTTGTGGCGAAGTTAAATCTGCCATCATCGCCTGGGATGATGGTTCAAAGAATGAACGGCAAAGACCATTTAAAGCATTTAGTGCCATAAACACGCCAATATGCGAAGCTTGAGAAAATCCGAAATAGACTAATCCCCAAACAAGTATGGTCCATAGCATGACCTTCTTCCGGCCATAACGATCTGAAAAGTAACCCCCAATGAATCCCCCTATGGTTCCGGTTAAAGGAGACAGGCCAATTGTGAGTCCAATCCAAACAGGATGAATTCCATGAGTGTTCGATAAATACAAGGCAAGGAAAGGAAGAGCCATAAAACTGGCACCTCTTGCAAAAACAGTTCCAATCAGTAATGTCCAGACAACAGGATGAAATGCAAACTTTTCTTTCATACTAAAACCTTCTTTCTAACTTTCATACTACGCTTACACAAGTAGTCTGGATAGTTCGAAAAATGAATAAAAGGTCTTCGGAATAAGTAATGACTTGTGGGGGAAGTGAATGCTTATTAAAACTTTGAAATGAATTGAAATTGATGATTCAAGATATAGATGTAAGTCTGTATATTTACAGCAATTCAACACCGTATATAGTACAAATCATTTCTCATGCAATTACCACTGGAAAAACTATGAAAGAAATTGAATAAATCTCTGAAATACTGTTGACACTTGCTTGTGGAATTGTTATTATAAGTGAGTCGCCAAAACAAGCGGCAAACAAAAATGAAAAAGCAAAACTTTTTGTTGACATGACAATCTGAATTTGCTAAGATATAAAAGTTGCTGTCGCGAGAGTGACCAACGAAATGAACCTTGAAAACTGAACAGCAAAACGTCAACAATAAAGCGGAACACACTTCGGTGTGGGAAGCAAAAACTTGAACTTAATTGTTCATTTTAAAACGTCATTAATTTGACGCCAGCAACAAAGTCGAGCTAATCGACTCACCTATTATGGAGAGTTTGATCCTGGCTCAGGACGAACGCTGGCGGCGTGCCTAATACATGCAAGTCGAGCGGAATGATGAAGAAGCTTGCTTCTTCTGATTTTAGCGGCGGACGGGTGAGTAACACGTGGGCAACCTACCTTGTAGATTGGGATAACTCCGGGAAACCGGGGCTAATACCAAATAATCCATTTTGCTTCATGGCGAAATGTTGAAAGGCGGCTTCGGCTGTCACTACGAGATGGGCCCGCGGCGCATTAGCTAGTTGGTAGGGTAACGGCCTACCAAGGCGACGATGCGTAGCCGACCTGAGAGGGTGATCGGCCACACTGGGACTGAGACACGGCCCAGACTCCTACGGGAGGCAGCAGTAGGGAATCTTCCACAATGGACGAAAGTCTGATGGAGCAACGCCGCGTGAGTGAAGAAGGTTTTCGGATCGTAAAACTCTGTTGTAAGGGAAGAACACGTACGAGAGTAACTGCTCGTACCTTGACGGTACCTTATTAGAAAGCCACGGCTAACTACGTGCCAGCAGCCGCGGTAATACGTAGGTGGCAAGCGTTGTCCGGAATTATTGGGCGTAAAGCGCGCGCAGGCGGTCCTTTAAGTCTGATGTGAAAGCCCACGGCTCAACCGTGGAGGGTCATTGGAAACTGGGGGACTTGAGTACAGAAGAGGAAAGCGGAATTCCAAGTGTAGCGGTGAAATGCGTAGAGATTTGGAGGAACACCAGTGGCGAAGGCGGCTTTCTGGTCTGTAACTGACGCTGAGGCGCGAAAGCGTGGGGAGCAAACAGGATTAGATACCCTGGTAGTCCACGCCGTAAACGATGAGTGCTAAGTGTTAGGGGGTTTCCGCCCCTTAGTGCTGCAGCTAACGCATTAAGCACTCCGCCTGGGGAGTACGGCCGCAAGGCTGAAACTCAAAGGAATTGACGGGGGCCCGCACAAGCGGTGGAGCATGTGGTTTAATTCGAAGCAACGCGAAGAACCTTACCAGGTCTTGACATCCCACTGACCGGTTTAGAGATAAGCCTTTCCCTTCGGGGACAGTGGTGACAGGTGGTGCATGGTTGTCGTCAGCTCGTGTCGTGAGATGTTGGGTTAAGTCCCGCAACGAGCGCAACCCTTGATCTTAGTTGCCAGCATTCAGTTGGGCACTCTAAGGTGACTGCCGGTGACAAACCGGAGGAAGGTGGGGATGACGTCAAATCATCATGCCCCTTATGACCTGGGCTACACACGTGCTACAATGGACGATACAAAGGGCTGCAAACCCGCGAGGGGGAGCCAATCCCATAAAATCGTTCTCAGTTCGGATTGTAGGCTGCAACTCGCCTACATGAAGCCGGAATCGCTAGTAATCGCGGATCAGCATGCCGCGGTGAATACGTTCCCGGGCCTTGTACACACCGCCCGTCACACCACGAGAGTTTGTAACACCCGAAGTCGGTGAGGTAACCTTTTAGGAGCCAGCCGCCGAAGGTGGGACAGATGATTGGGGTGAAGTCGTAACAAGGTAGCCGTATCGGAAGGTGCGGCTGGATCACCTCCTTTCTAAGGATAATCACGGAATATAGACCTTGGGTCTATAAGTTGACGTTTTGCGTTCAGTTTTGAAGGTTCATCTTCTTTATAGAAGACGATACTTTTAAAACTTGTTCTTTGAAAACTGGATAAAACGACATTGAAAGCAATAAACATTCAAGTAATTCAACATACAACTTCGGTTGTATGCGTAAGAACTTTTTAACTTTTAGGTTAAGTTAATAAGGGCGCACGGTGAATGCCTTGGCACTAGGAGCCGATGAAGGACGGTACTAACACCGATATGCTTCGGGGAGCTGTAAGTAAGCTTTGATCCGGAGATTTCCGAATGGGGAAACCCACTGTTTTT from Paenisporosarcina sp. FSL H8-0542 encodes:
- a CDS encoding MFS transporter translates to MKEKFAFHPVVWTLLIGTVFARGASFMALPFLALYLSNTHGIHPVWIGLTIGLSPLTGTIGGFIGGYFSDRYGRKKVMLWTILVWGLVYFGFSQASHIGVFMALNALNGLCRSFFEPSSQAMMADLTSPQQRKRVFSLRYTAINIGASLGPLLGVYVAQFSSSLPFLLTGLMYLLYGGTLFIMLNRHSITHVTPVHQLPLMDTLMVTWKDKTLLVFIIGGILINVGYSQIDSNLPQYIQQSFSDGVALFAKLIALNAILVIILQVPLSLITEKWPVLRVMILGSLFFAIGFASFGFATTAIGMMIAMAIVTIGEIFIFPSTSVFIDQIAPENRKGTYFGAGQFRSIGNFTGPVLGGWLLQDFGGDFLFSVIAVIILCSIFFYYLGNLHILEKQKAQLLQAVEQ